From a single Myxocyprinus asiaticus isolate MX2 ecotype Aquarium Trade chromosome 47, UBuf_Myxa_2, whole genome shotgun sequence genomic region:
- the metap2a gene encoding methionine aminopeptidase 2 isoform X1: protein MEANGTEQLPVQLGMDTLIVNGHAAEREETDPAKKKKKKKKKSKSAVTAGQVEQGVDGEVEVRKTTEQQNLEDKDREDDGEEDGEEIDNTSGKKKKKKAKKKKGPKTQTDPPSLPICDLYPNGVFPVGQECEYPLSQDGRSAAWRTTREEKRVLDKANEEMWNDFRQAAEAHRQVRKYVQSWIKPGMTMIDICERLEDCSRKLIKENGLNAGLAFPTGCSLNNCAAHYTPNAGDPTVLQYDDVCKIDFGTHINGRIIDCAFTVTFNPKYDRLLEAVRDATNTGIKCAGIDVRLCDVGESIQEVMESYEVEIDGKTYQVKPIRNLNGHSIGQYRIHAGKTVPIVKGGEATRMEEGEVYAIETFGSTGKGVVHDDMDCSHYMKNFDVGHVPIRLPRAKHLLNTVNENFGTLAFCRRWLDRLGESKYLMALKNLCDLGIIDPYPPLCDAKGSYTAQFEHTILLRPTCKEVVSRGDDY from the exons ATGGAGGCGAACGGCACCGAGCAGCTGCCGGTACAGTTGGGCATGGACACGCTGATCGTGAACGGGCACGCGGCAGAACGAGAAGAAACGGACCCcgccaagaagaagaagaagaaaaagaagaaaagcaAGTCAGCGGTTACCG CAGGACAGGTCGAGCAGGGGGTGGATGGAGAGGTGGAAGTGAGGAAAACGACAGAACAGCAGAACCTGGAGGACAAGGACAGAGAAGACGATGGTGAAGAAG ACGGGGAAGAGATCGATAACACCtctggaaaaaagaagaaaaagaaggccAAGAAGAAGAAAGGAC CCAAAACTCAGACCGACCCGCCCTCCTTGCCCATCTGTGATCTGTACCCTAACGGTGTGTTTCCTGTGGGCCAGGAGTGCGAGTACCCCCTATCACAGGATGG GCGTAGCGCTGCATGGAGAACGACCAGGGAGGAGAAGCGCGTGCTGGATAAAGCTAACGAGGAGATGTGGAATGATTTCCGGCAGGCGGCCGAAGCTCATCGGCAGGTGCGCAAATATGTGCAGAGCTGGATCAAACCTGGCATGACCATGATTGACATCTG TGAGCGTTTGGAGGACTGCAGTAGGAAGTTAATCAAAGAGAACGGCTTGAACGCAGGGCTGGCGTTCCCTACCGGCTGCTCGCTGAATAACTGTGCTGCTCACTACACACCAAATGCTGGAGACCCCACTGTCCTTCAATACGACGATGTGTGCAAGATCGATTTCGGCACACACATCAACG gcAGGATTATTGACTGTGCCTTCACTGTCACCTTCAATCCAAAGTATGATCGCTTGCTTGAAGCTGTAAGAGATGCCACCAACACGGGCATCAAG TGTGCTGGTATAGATGTACGTCTTTGTGATGTTGGAGAATCGATACAGGAAGTGATGGAGTCATACGAGGTTGAAATAGATGGAAAAACATACCAAG TCAAACCTATTCGCAATCTAAATGGACACTCTATCGGTCAGTATCGGATACATGCTGGGAAGACGGTGCCCATTGTGAAGGGAGGAGAAGCCACTAGGATGGAG GAGGGAGAAGTATACGCCATTGAGACTTTTGGTAGCACTGGTAAGGGTGTGGTGCACGATGACATGGACTGCTCGCATTACATGAAGAACTTTGACGTTGGGCACGTGCCAATCAG GCTGCCCAGGGCGAAACATCTGCTCAACACGGTGAACGAGAACTTCGGGACGCTTGCGTTCTGTCGCCGCTGGCTCGACCGTTTGGGTGAGAGCAAGTACCTGATGGCTCTGAAGAACCTGTGTGACCTGGGCATCATCGATCCCTACCCCCCTCTGTGTGACGCTAAGGGCTCGTACACGGCGCAGTTCGAACACACCATCCTGCTCAGACCCACGTGCAAGGAGGTTGTGAGCCGCGGAGACGACTACTGA
- the metap2a gene encoding methionine aminopeptidase 2 isoform X2 gives MEANGTEQLPVQLGMDTLIVNGHAAEREETDPAKKKKKKKKKSKSAVTGQVEQGVDGEVEVRKTTEQQNLEDKDREDDGEEDGEEIDNTSGKKKKKKAKKKKGPKTQTDPPSLPICDLYPNGVFPVGQECEYPLSQDGRSAAWRTTREEKRVLDKANEEMWNDFRQAAEAHRQVRKYVQSWIKPGMTMIDICERLEDCSRKLIKENGLNAGLAFPTGCSLNNCAAHYTPNAGDPTVLQYDDVCKIDFGTHINGRIIDCAFTVTFNPKYDRLLEAVRDATNTGIKCAGIDVRLCDVGESIQEVMESYEVEIDGKTYQVKPIRNLNGHSIGQYRIHAGKTVPIVKGGEATRMEEGEVYAIETFGSTGKGVVHDDMDCSHYMKNFDVGHVPIRLPRAKHLLNTVNENFGTLAFCRRWLDRLGESKYLMALKNLCDLGIIDPYPPLCDAKGSYTAQFEHTILLRPTCKEVVSRGDDY, from the exons ATGGAGGCGAACGGCACCGAGCAGCTGCCGGTACAGTTGGGCATGGACACGCTGATCGTGAACGGGCACGCGGCAGAACGAGAAGAAACGGACCCcgccaagaagaagaagaagaaaaagaagaaaagcaAGTCAGCGGTTACCG GACAGGTCGAGCAGGGGGTGGATGGAGAGGTGGAAGTGAGGAAAACGACAGAACAGCAGAACCTGGAGGACAAGGACAGAGAAGACGATGGTGAAGAAG ACGGGGAAGAGATCGATAACACCtctggaaaaaagaagaaaaagaaggccAAGAAGAAGAAAGGAC CCAAAACTCAGACCGACCCGCCCTCCTTGCCCATCTGTGATCTGTACCCTAACGGTGTGTTTCCTGTGGGCCAGGAGTGCGAGTACCCCCTATCACAGGATGG GCGTAGCGCTGCATGGAGAACGACCAGGGAGGAGAAGCGCGTGCTGGATAAAGCTAACGAGGAGATGTGGAATGATTTCCGGCAGGCGGCCGAAGCTCATCGGCAGGTGCGCAAATATGTGCAGAGCTGGATCAAACCTGGCATGACCATGATTGACATCTG TGAGCGTTTGGAGGACTGCAGTAGGAAGTTAATCAAAGAGAACGGCTTGAACGCAGGGCTGGCGTTCCCTACCGGCTGCTCGCTGAATAACTGTGCTGCTCACTACACACCAAATGCTGGAGACCCCACTGTCCTTCAATACGACGATGTGTGCAAGATCGATTTCGGCACACACATCAACG gcAGGATTATTGACTGTGCCTTCACTGTCACCTTCAATCCAAAGTATGATCGCTTGCTTGAAGCTGTAAGAGATGCCACCAACACGGGCATCAAG TGTGCTGGTATAGATGTACGTCTTTGTGATGTTGGAGAATCGATACAGGAAGTGATGGAGTCATACGAGGTTGAAATAGATGGAAAAACATACCAAG TCAAACCTATTCGCAATCTAAATGGACACTCTATCGGTCAGTATCGGATACATGCTGGGAAGACGGTGCCCATTGTGAAGGGAGGAGAAGCCACTAGGATGGAG GAGGGAGAAGTATACGCCATTGAGACTTTTGGTAGCACTGGTAAGGGTGTGGTGCACGATGACATGGACTGCTCGCATTACATGAAGAACTTTGACGTTGGGCACGTGCCAATCAG GCTGCCCAGGGCGAAACATCTGCTCAACACGGTGAACGAGAACTTCGGGACGCTTGCGTTCTGTCGCCGCTGGCTCGACCGTTTGGGTGAGAGCAAGTACCTGATGGCTCTGAAGAACCTGTGTGACCTGGGCATCATCGATCCCTACCCCCCTCTGTGTGACGCTAAGGGCTCGTACACGGCGCAGTTCGAACACACCATCCTGCTCAGACCCACGTGCAAGGAGGTTGTGAGCCGCGGAGACGACTACTGA
- the LOC127436836 gene encoding ubiquitin carboxyl-terminal hydrolase 44, giving the protein MDRCKHVGRLRLAQDHSILNPQKWHCVDCNTTESVWACLSCSHVACGRYIEEHALQHFKEQHHSLAMEVNDLYVYCYLCDDYVLNDNATGDLKLLRSTLSAIKSQCYEVTTRSGRTLRSSSATGEQPSLGAQELQLRDEDRMFTALWHRRRALIGRVFRLWFAQTERGKKRLEEEQQREEEEERKREARERRRQLKRQLREEQESAPPRKSHRIRRQSLKAAAASTTPSSANSVKSTKRRSATARISTPAPRTAKDRMLQKRPRTPVKAKRPRAPFPKVGDSPIKRRPTVTPGVTGLRNLGNTCYMNSILQVLSHLHVFRECFLRLDLNQALELLASAVSRKLGLSAQRVTQTKGSNQGSGLSGGASRSRNMELIQPKEPSSKHISLCHELHTLFQVMWSGKWALVSPFAMLHSVWQLIPAFRGYAQQDAQEFLCELLDKVQHELERTRTLTPATVPANQRRLIKQVLSVVNTIFHGQLLSQVRCLACDHRSNTIEPFWDLSLEFPERYHSNSKDAAQVPCGLTEMLAKFTETEALEGAIYACDHCNSKRRRFCSKQVVLTEAQKQLMVHKLPHVLRLHLKRFRWSGRNHREKIGVHVQFEQELNMEPYCCKDSSNSLHPQHFLYQLSAVVMHHGKGFGSGHYTAYCYNTEGGFWVHCNDSKLSVCAVEEVCKAQAYILFYTQQSSQDKIKASDL; this is encoded by the exons ATGGACAGGTGTAAGCACGTGGGTCGTTTAAGGCTCGCGCAGGACCACTCCATCCTGAACCCACAGAAATGGCACTGCGTGGACTGCAACACCACCGAGTCGGTGTGGGCGTGTCTCAGCTGCTCGCACGTAGCCTGTGGACGCTACATCGAGGAGCATGCGCTTCAGCACTTTAAG GAGCAGCACCACTCCCTGGCCATGGAGGTGAATGATTTGTATGTGTACTGCTACCTGTGCGACGACTACGTACTGAATGATAATGCGACGGGTGACTTGAAGCTGCTGCGTAGCACGCTAAGCGCCATTAAGAGCCAGTGCTATGAAGTCACCACACGCAGTGGGCGCACACTACGctcgtcctccgccaccggaGAGCAGCCGTCGCTCGGCGCGCAGGAGCTGCAGTTGCGTGACGAGGACCGCATGTTCACGGCGCTGTGGCATCGCCGACGCGCCCTTATTGGGCGCGTGTTCCGCTTGTGGTTCGCTCAAACGGAACGGGGGAAGAAGCGATTGGAGGAGGAGCAACAacgggaggaagaggaggagcggAAGAGGGAAGCGCGGGAGAGGAGGCGGCAACTCAAACGGCAACTCAGGGAGGAGCAGGAAAGCGCTCCTCCAAGAAAGAGCCATCGTATTCGGCGGCAGAGTCTAAAAGCTGCTGCTGCGTCTACGACGCCATCGTCGGCCAATAGTGTAAAATCTACAAAGCGTAGATCTGCTACTGCTCGCATCTCCACTCCGGCTCCACGAACTGCAAAAGACAGAATGCTTCAAAAGAGGCCCCGTACACCCGTTAAGGCCAAACGGCCCCGTGCCCCATTTCCGAAAGTGGGCGATTCACCAATCAAACGGCGTCCCACTGTCACGCCGGGAGTTACGGGCTTGCGCAACCTCGGGAATACTTGCTACATGAACTCCATACTGCAGGTTTTGAGTCACTTGCATGTATTCCGGGAGTGTTTTTTGAGACTGGATCTGAACCAAGCACTGGAGTTGCTAGCTTCTGCGGTCAGCCGCAAGTTGGGACTCTCCGCTCAGCGCGTGACCCAAACGAAAGGCTCCAACCAGGGGTCAGGGCTCAGCGGAGGGGCGTCCCGCTCGCGCAACATGGAGCTGATCCAACCCAAGGAGCCCAGCTCCAAACACATCTCGCTTTGTCATGAGTTACACACGCTGTTCCAGGTGATGTGGTCGGGTAAGTGGGCCCTAGTGTCTCCGTTTGCAATGCTGCACTCCGTGTGGCAGCTTATCCCGGCGTTCCGCGGCTATGCACAGCAGGATGCGCAGGAATTTCTTTGTGAACTCTTAGATAAAGTACAGCATGAGCTGGAACGGACCAGGACGCTAACACCTGCCACTGTCCCGGCCAATCAGAGACGGCTGATTAAACAGGTGCTCAGCGTGGTCAACACCATCTTTCACGGCCAGCTGCTTAGCCAG GTGAGGTGTTTGGCGTGCGATCATCGCTCAAACACAATAGAGCCCTTTTGGGATCTTTCTTTGGAGTTCCCAGAGCGTTACCACAGCAACAGTAAGGATGCCGCACAGGTTCCTTGTGGTTTGACAGAGATGCTGGCCAAGTTTACAGAGACGGAGGCTTTGGAGGGAGCCATATATGCCTGTGACCACTGTAACA GTAAACGACGGCGATTCTGTTCAAAGCAGGTGGTCTTAACGGAAGCTCAGAAACAGCTGATGGTCCACAAACTGCCTCATGTTCTCAGACTGCACCTCAAACGCTTCAG gtggtCTGGGCGAAACCACAGGGAGAAGATTGGTGTTCACGTTCAGTTCGAGCAGGAGCTCAACATGGAGCCGTACTGCTGCAAAGACTCCAGTAACTCTCTCCACCCTCAACACTTCCTCTACCAGCTCTCTGCTGTCGTCATGCATCATGGAAAGGGATTCGGCTCAGGCCACTACACTGCCTATTGTTATAATACAGAAGGAg GGTTTTGGGTGCACTGTAACGACTCTAAACTGAGTGTGTGCGCTGTGGAGGAAGTGTGTAAAGCCCAGGCCTACATTCTCTTCTACACACAGCAAAGCTCTCAGGACAAAATCAAAGCCAGTGACCTCTGA